In the genome of Chloroflexota bacterium, the window AGCTGTTCCCCTCGCGCGACAGCGCCTGGTTGATGCGCCAGAGCGAGAAGGGGATCGACTCGCCCAGGTGGCCGAGGATGATCTTCACCCCTGGGTACTTCTCGAGGACGCCGCTCAGCACGATCCGGATCGCCTGCGTCGCCGTCTCGACCGTGAACCCCCAAGCGGCGGTGAGGAGCCCCGGGAAGCGGTCGATGTAGTCGCGATAGTAGGCGTCGATGACGGCCTCGTGCGGCGTGGCCGGGTGGACGTAGAGCGGAACGTCGAGGGCCTCCGCCCGCTCATAGATGGGCCAGAACCGGGGATCGTCGAAAAACACGCCGTTGGTCGCTCCGTGCACCATCGCGCCCTTGAAGCCGAGCTTGCTCGTCGTTCGCTCGAGCTCGTCGGCGGCCGCTTTCGGATCCGGCGTGGGCAACGTGGCAAACGCCGCGAACCGGTCCGGGTGCTCCTGGATGGTCTCGTACAAGCGATCGTTGGCCAGGTGGGCGAGGCGGACAGCCGTGTCCGCGTCGAGCCGCTGAGTCGCGGGCGCACCGTGGGAGAGGACCTGGACGTCGATCCCGGCTTCGTCCATCTCCTTGAGCCGAATTCCGCCCATCTCGTAGATGCGCTCGCGCACGCTCTTCGCGCCACGCATCGCATCCAGCTCGCCGAAGGTGGCGGCGATGTCCGGGTCCCAGTAGTGCTCCTCGATGGCGATGACCGGCGGGCGCGGCTTGGTCTGCATCAGCGTTCCTCTCGCGAGAATTTATCGGAGCAGCAAGGCCCCGTTGCGTCCACGATTCTCATCCGGCTCTGCCCGTTCAATTCAGGCTTGCTGAGTCCGTCACGATGAGAGTCGGTCGGGCGCGGAAATGCCTGCCAGCTCCTTGGCCAGGTGGACGAGCGGCGCGGTGTCGTAACTCGACGTGAATCGTGCGTGGTTGAGCGCCAGCGAGCCCGCGTTGTAC includes:
- a CDS encoding amidohydrolase family protein, translated to MQTKPRPPVIAIEEHYWDPDIAATFGELDAMRGAKSVRERIYEMGGIRLKEMDEAGIDVQVLSHGAPATQRLDADTAVRLAHLANDRLYETIQEHPDRFAAFATLPTPDPKAAADELERTTSKLGFKGAMVHGATNGVFFDDPRFWPIYERAEALDVPLYVHPATPHEAVIDAYYRDYIDRFPGLLTAAWGFTVETATQAIRIVLSGVLEKYPGVKIILGHLGESIPFSLWRINQALSREGNSSIAFRDLFCEHFYITTSGNFSTPALLCCMMEMGVDRILFSVDWPFVANGPATKWVEELQISAEDKAKILHGNAKKLLKM